The following are encoded together in the Lactuca sativa cultivar Salinas chromosome 1, Lsat_Salinas_v11, whole genome shotgun sequence genome:
- the LOC111911972 gene encoding protein PSK SIMULATOR 1 yields MGGICSRRSTQDNIENGSFPHVNGLNYGSGMVYQSQGPQQANEESIPSGETMDNKRTLREPFSFPEMNAAPYAMSDADDGIPRLSRALSHKSRSTKSNMTAATKVSEVSSLLGKAGTAGLGKAVEVLDTLGSSMTSLHVSSGFVSGAVTKGNKITILSFEVANTIVKGANLMQSLSKDNIKHLKEVVLPSEGVQRLISKDMDELLTIAAADKREELKIFSGEVVRFGNRCKDPQWHNLDRYFEKLGSELIPQKQLKEEAETIMEHLKNLVQYTAELYHELHALDRFEQDFRRKQQEEENPSAPPRGDSLAILRTELKSQKKHVRSLQKKSLWSKILEEVMEQLVDIVHFLHMEIHTAFGTADTQKPLISNRQKLGAAGLALHYANIITQIDTLVTRSSSVPPSTRDALYQGLPPTIKSAIRSKIHSFHPKEELTIPEIKAEMEKTLQWIVPFATNTTKAHHGFGWVGEWANTGSEVNRKPSYPTDSLRIETLHHADKQKTEECILELVVWLHHLVCQSKAINGTNTMRSPVKSPIRSPNQKGIQLSTTQTQPSSSSSSSFPPALTSEDREMLRDVSKRKLTPGISKSQEFDIRSSSNRLSKHHRLTKSSSHSPTREEVKRDPFPIKRPSSVPVINFHLDRIKAMDVIDDIPTV; encoded by the exons ATGGGTGGAATATGCTCGAGGAGATCCACCCAAGACAACATAGAAAACGGAAGCTTTCCTCATGTTAATGGACTTAATTATGGTTCCGGAATGGTTTATCAATCTCAAGGACCGCAACAAGCAAATGAGGAATCTATCCCTTCTGGGGAAACCATGGATAACAAGAGGACTCTAAGAGAACCATTTTCTTTTCCAGAAATGAATGCTGCTCCATACGCAATGTCCGATGCTGATGATGGGATTCCTCGTCTGTCTAGGGCTCTATCACATAAATCCAGATCAACAAAATCAAACATGACTGCAGCTACAAAG GTTTCAGAAGTGAGTTCACTTTTGGGTAAAGCTGGGACTGCTGGGCTTGGGAAGGCTGTAGAAGTGCTGGATACACTTGGTAGCAGTATGACAAGTTTACATGTCAGCAGTGGTTTTGTGTCAGGGGCAGTAACAAAGGGAAATAAAATAACAATATTGTCATTTGAGGTTGCCAATACAATTGTTAAAGGTGCCAATCTTATGCAATCTCTTTCAAAGGACAACATTAAACATTTAAAGGAGGTAGTATTGCCTTCAGAAGGCGTGCAACGCTTAATATCAAAAGACATGGATGAACTCCTCACGATTGCAGCAGCTGATAAGAG GGAAGAACTAAAAATCTTTTCTGGAGAAGTGGTTCGTTTTGGAAACCGATGCAAAGATCCTCAATGGCACAATTTGGACCGATATTTTGAAAA attgGGATCAGAACTTATTCCCCAGAAGCAATTAAAAGAAGAAGCAGAAACCATAATGGAGCATTTGAAGAATTTGGTTCAGTATACTGCT GAGTTGTACCATGAGTTACATGCCTTGGACAGGTTTGAACAAGATTTCCGTCGTAAGCAACAAGAAGAGGAGAATCCCAGTGCTCCTCCAAGAG GGGACAGCCTTGCTATTTTAAGGACAGAATTAAAGAGCCAGAAGAAGCACGTGAGAAGTTTGCAAAAGaagtcactttggtccaaaattttGGAAGAG GTGATGGAGCAACTTGTAGACATTGTCCATTTCTTACACATGGAGATTCATACTGCTTTTGGAACTGCTG ATACACAAAAGCCATTAATAAGCAACCGACAGAAATTGGGAGCAGCTGGTCTTGCACTGCATTATGCTAATATTATCACTCAGATCGATACACTT gTTACTCGGTCAAGTTCTGTGCCTCCAAGTACCAGGGATGCATTATACCAAGGACTTCCACCTACAATTAAGTCTGCAATCCGCTCCAAGATACATTCTTTTCACCCAAAGGAAGAG CTTACGATTCCTGAAATTAAAGCAGAGATGGAGAAAACTCTGCAATGGATTGTTCCATTTGCAACAAACACAACCAA AGCGCATCATGGGTTCGGTTGGGTTGGAGAATGGGCAAATACCGG ATCGGAAGTGAACAGAAAACCATCATACCCAACAGACTCATTACGAATCGAGACACTCCACCACGCAGACAAACAAAAAACGGAAGAATGTATTCTGGAATTGGTGGTTTGGCTTCACCATCTTGTGTGCCAATCAAAAGCCATAAATGGCACAAATACAATGAGATCACCCGTTAAATCCCCAATCCGTTCCCCAAATCAAAAGGGAATCCAACTCTCCACAACCCAAACCCaaccctcctcctcctcctcctcctcgttTCCTCCGGCATTGACCAGTGAAGACCGGGAAATGCTCCGGGATGTAAGCAAACGGAAGCTCACTCCCGGAATTAGCAAAAGCCAAGAGTTTGACATCAGAAGCAGCAGCAATAGGCTCAGTAAGCATCATCGCTTGACTAAAAGCAGCAGTCATTCCCCGACTCGGGAAGAAGTTAAGCGGGACCCGTTTCCCATTAAGAGACCGTCTTCCGTTCCCGTCATCAACTTCCATCTTGACAGGATTAAGGCCATGGATGTTATCGATGACATTCCAACTGTCTGA
- the LOC111911963 gene encoding chlorophyllide a oxygenase, chloroplastic, producing the protein MTAIATAAALSLPISLSRSSKLSTKKGVRGGFVVFAIATSGEGGGLGDKKTSWNTLFDVEDPRSKFPQCKGKFLDVNQAFEVARYDIQYCDWRARQDLLTIMLLHEKVVDVLNPLARDYKSIGTMKKDLAELQEELAEAHKQMHISEERVSATLDKLAYMETLVNDRLLLDRNTITTTESINSSPSTSKPPPETIERKTTKRKGLNVSGPVPSYHPNLKNFWYPVAFSKDLKEDTLMPIDCFEEPWVLFRGKDGKPGCIKNTCAHRACPLDLGTVNEGRVQCPYHGWEYSADGKCEKMPSTKFVNVKIKSLECFEKEGMIWIWPGDEPSEPTVPSLLPPQGFQIHAEIVMELPVEHGLLLDNLLDLAHAPFTHTSTFAKGWSVPSLVKFLTPTSAMEGYWDPYPIDMEFRPPCMVLSTIGISKPGKLEGQSTKQCSTHLHQLHVCLPSSRKKTRLLYRMSLDFAPILQYVPFMHILWRHFADKVLNEDLRLVLGQQDRMISGENVWNMPVSYDKLGIRYRLWRKAVEDGDA; encoded by the exons ATGACCGCCATTGCTACTGCTGCAGCTCTATCTCTTCCAATATCTCTATCTCGATCATCTAAATTGAGCACCAAAAAG GGTGTTAGAGGAGGGTTTGTGGTGTTTGCCATAGCAACAAGTGGGGAGGGAGGTGGATTGGGGGACAAGAAAACCTCATGGAACACTTTATTTGATGTGGAAGATCCCAGGTCTAAATTTCCACAGTGTAAAGGAAAGTTCTTGGATGTAAATCAAGCATTTGAAGTGGCTAGATATGATATACAATATTGTGATTGGCGAGCAAGACAAGATCTTCTTACTATCATGCTCCTACATGAAAAG GTTGTTGATGTTTTAAACCCTTTAGCCCGTGACTACAAATCCATTGGAACCATGAAGAAGGATCTAGCAGAGTTGCAAGAAGAGCTAGCCGAAGCACATAAACAG ATGCATATATCAGAAGAAAGGGTTAGTGCGACTTTAGATAAGCTAGCATACATGGAAACTTTGGTGAATGATAGACTTTTACTAGACAGAAACACCATAACAACAACAGAGAGCATAAACTCATCTCCTAGCACTTCAAAACCACCTCCAGAAACTATCGAAAGGAAAACAACAAAACGAAAAGGTCTAAATGTGTCTGGTCCAGTGCCATCTTATCATCCCAACTTAAAGAACTTCTGGTACCCTGTTGCTTTCTCTAAGGACCTCAAGGAGGACACTTTG ATGCCAATTGACTGCTTTGAAGAACCTTGGGTATTATTTCGTGGGAAGGATGGGAAACCAGGATGTATAAAGAACACGTGTGCACATAGAGCATGTCCTCTTGACTTGGGCACTGTAAATGAGGGTCGTGTCCAATGTCCCTACCATG GATGGGAGTACTCTGCAGATGGGAAGTGTGAAAAAATGCCTTCAACAAAATTTGTTAACGTGAAGATAAAATCACTTGAATGTTTTGAGAAGGAGGGAATGATATGGATCTGGCCAGGTGATGAACCTTCTGAACCCACAGTTCCTTCACTACTACCACCTCAAGGTTTCCAAATACATGCTGAG ATTGTGATGGAACTACCAGTGGAACACGGACTACTTTTAGACAACCTTTTGGATCTTGCACATGCACCCTTCACCCACACTTCCACATTTGCAAAAGGGTGGAGTGTTCCAAG TTTGGTTAAATTTTTGACGCCTACATCAGCGATGGAAGGATATTGGGACCCGTATCCAATAGATATGGAATTTCGTCCCCCGTGTATGGTATTATCAACCATTGGGATTTCAAAACCTGGAAAATTAGAGGGGCAAAGTACAAAGCAGTGTTCAACACATCTTCATCAGCTACATGTATGCCTACCATCATCAAGAAAGAAGACAAGGCTGTTATACAGAATGTCACTTGATTTTGCTCCCATCTTGCAATACGTCCCTTTCATGCACATACTCTGGAGGCATTTTGCAGATAAG gtactaaaTGAGGATCTACGACTTGTACTTGGGCAACAAGATAGAATGATAAGTGGTGAAAATGTGTGGAACATGCCTGTGTCTTATGATAAGCTAGGAATAAGATACCGGTTATGGAGAAAAGCAGTGGAGGATGGAGATGCGTAA
- the LOC111911955 gene encoding G-type lectin S-receptor-like serine/threonine-protein kinase At1g34300: MKHGISLPMTAYQGQVKVFVPTGINISSRLFLPLSTPHPPPNFHKLIWDAQQAPPEHPRMISFNLFLQLLLSTILFSFAAAADIRPGQSLSAANPNEKWNSPNQTFSLGFISETPDAHFAAITYNNISVWKAGGDAGVADSTASLTFLPDGNLRLVNGSSGSVVWQSNTAGRGVTVAALNDSGNFVLRNGSVSVWSTFDNPSDTILPGQNFTVNNVLRSGLYSFRLVNSGNLTLRWNDSIVYWTLGLNSSINTNLTSPSLGLQPIGILSLSDPMLSTSVIMAYSSDYAEGPDIFRFTKLDNDGNLRIYSSSLGNAGNQFMRWAAVSDQCQVFGYCGNLGICSYNGSNPVCGCPSQNFDPVDPTDGRKGCRRKVEIANCPGSATMLELDNAKFLTYPPELSSQVFFIGISACRLNCLVSGSCIASTSLSDGTGLCYLKVPSFVSAYQSPALPSTSYLKVCGPVTPNPSPTAENGKRWKLRPWIVIVVVIGTLLGLILAELGLWFWCCKNSPKLGVLSAQYALLEYASGAPVQFSYKDLQRATKGFKEKLGSGGFGAVYRGVLANRTVVAVKQLEGIEQGEKQFRMEVATISSTHHLNLVRLIGFCSEGRHRLLVYEFMKNGSLDNFLFVPEQQLNWESRYNIALGTARGITYLHEECRDCIIHCDIKPENILLDESYNSKVSDFGLAKLVNPKDHRYRTLTSVRGTRGYLAPEWLANLPITSKSDVYSYGMVLLEIVSGRRNFEVSDRTNRKKFSVWAYEEFEKGNMDSVIDPKILTHEFDMDQIRRVIEVSFWCIQEQPSQRPMMGKVVQMLEGVTEIEKPPAPKVGSAIDGSVAGTSTYMSSSVSTLAPSVQPPSSSSSLQTPKGSSSFASGMNIERASSSLLQSVTL; this comes from the coding sequence ATGAAACATGGAATAAGCCTTCCGATGACTGCATACCAGGGCCAAGTCAAAGTCTTCGTTCCCACTGGTATCAACATTTCATCGCGTCTCTTTCTTCCTCTTTCAACTCCCCACCCACCTCCAAATTTTCACAAATTAATCTGGGATGCTCAACAGGCACCACCAGAGCATCCGAGAATGATCTCCTTCAACCTATTTCTACAACTACTTCTATCAACAATCCTGTTTTCTTTCGCCGCCGCTGCCGATATCCGACCAGGTCAGTCTCTCTCCGCCGCAAACCCCAACGAAAAATGGAACTCACCCAATCAGACCTTCTCTCTTGGCTTCATCTCCGAAACCCCCGACGCTCACTTCGCTGCCATCACCTACAACAACATATCAGTCTGGAAAGCCGGAGGAGATGCCGGCGTAGCCGACTCCACCGCCTCCCTCACCTTCCTCCCCGATGGTAATCTCCGTCTCGTCAACGGCTCATCCGGCTCCGTCGTCTGGCAGTCCAATACAGCCGGTCGTGGCGTCACAGTAGCTGCACTTAATGATTCAGGTAACTTCGTCCTCCGAAACGGATCCGTTTCTGTATGGAGTACATTCGATAATCCCTCAGACACCATACTTCCGGGCCAGAATTTCACAGTGAATAATGTTTTGCGTTCTGGGCTTTACTCCTTTCGATTGGTTAATTCTGGGAATTTAACTCTTAGATGGAACGATTCCATTGTCTACTGGACTTTAGGGTTGAATTCCTCCATCAACACTAACCTAACTTCACCAAGTTTAGGGCTCCAACCAATCGGGATTCTATCTCTTTCAGATCCCATGCTTTCCACTTCCGTAATCATGGCTTACAGTAGCGATTATGCTGAAGGCCCTGATATATTCAGGTTCACCAAATTAGACAACGATGGTAATCTGAGAATTTACAGTTCCTCATTGGGTAATGCCGGCAATCAATTCATGAGATGGGCTGCTGTAAGCGATCAATGTCAGGTATTTGGGTACTGTGGCAATCTGGGTATTTGTAGTTACAACGGTTCAAATCCTGTATGCGGCTGTCCATCACAGAATTTCGACCCGGTTGATCCCACCGACGGTCGGAAAGGGTGCCGGAGGAAAGTCGAAATCGCAAACTGCCCAGGTAGCGCAACAATGTTAGAGCTCGATAACGCTAAATTCTTGACATACCCACCGGAGTTATCATCTCAGGTATTCTTTATCGGGATTTCCGCTTGCAGATTAAATTGTCTGGTTAGTGGTTCCTGCATCGCATCCACCTCCTTGTCAGATGGCACAGGGTTGTGTTACTTAAAAGTCCCAAGCTTTGTGAGTGCGTATCAGTCGCCGGCGCTACCAAGCACCTCCTATCTCAAAGTCTGTGGGCCCGTGACACCAAACCCATCTCCCACTGCGGAAAACGGAAAACGATGGAAGCTCCGTCCATGGATAGTAATTGTGGTGGTTATCGGCACGTTATTAGGATTAATCCTCGCCGAACTCGGTTTATGGTTCTGGTGTTGTAAAAACAGCCCAAAACTCGGGGTGTTATCAGCCCAATATGCACTTCTGGAGTATGCATCCGGTGCACCCGTCCAGTTCTCATATAAAGACCTCCAACgggccacaaaagggttcaaggAGAAACTCGGGTCGGGCGGGTTCGGTGCGGTTTACCGTGGGGTCCTCGCGAACCGAACCGTGGTTGCAGTCAAACAACTCGAAGGAATCGAACAAGGCGAGAAACAATTCCGTATGGAAGTCGCAACAATTAGTAGCACTCATCATCTAAATCTCGTGAGACTAATCGGGTTTTGCTCTGAGGGGCGTCATCGTCTTTTAGTCTACGAGTTTATGAAAAACGGGTCTCTCGATAACTTCCTGTTTGTCCCGGAACAACAATTGAATTGGGAATCCCGATACAATATCGCTCTAGGGACGGCCCGCGGGATAACATATTTACACGAGGAATGTCGGGATTGTATTATTCATTGTGATATAAAACCCGAAAACATTCTTTTAGACGAGAGTTATAACTCGAAAGTTTCCGATTTTGGGCTCGCGAAACTCGTGAACCCGAAAGACCATCGGTATCGGACATTGACAAGCGTGCGTGGGACCCGCGGGTACTTGGCTCCTGAATGGCTCGCGAACCTCCCGATTACATCGAAATCGGATGTTTATAGTTATGGGATGGTTTTGTTGGAGATCGTGTCGGGGAGGCGGAATTTTGAGGTTTCGGATCGGACCAACCGGAAAAAGTTTTCAGTTTGGGCTTACGAGGAGTTTGAAAAGGGAAACATGGATTCGGTTATTGACCCGAAGATTTTGACCCATGAATTCGATATGGATCAAATTCGGCGGGTGATTGAAGTGAGTTTTTGGTGTATTCAAGAACAACCATCACAAAGACCGATGATGGGGAAAGTGGTTCAGATGTTGGAAGGGGTAACCGAGATTGAGAAACCACCTGCCCCGAAGGTCGGGTCAGCCATAGATGGGTCGGTTGCTGGGACTAGCACGTATATGAGTAGCAGTGTCTCGACCTTAGCACCATCGGTGCAGCCACCCTCATCGTCTTCTTCTCTTCAGACTCCAAAGGGGTCGTCGTCGTTTGCTTCGGGGATGAATATTGAGAGGGCATCATCGTCCTTGTTGCAATCGGTTACTCTGTGA